One Phyllobacterium sp. T1293 DNA window includes the following coding sequences:
- a CDS encoding adenylate/guanylate cyclase domain-containing protein, which yields MLATDRVARKLVAILAIDMVSYSSHMETDEAATIARLRLHRQQLIDPVLREHNGRIVKTTGDGLLVEFGSVVDAVESAVLIQRGVAEAEVSVPKDQRIQYRAGINIGDIVIDGDDIFGDGVNIAARMEALAEPGGISITANVFEQVAGKVAFTFEDLGERQVKNIKKRIRVYRVVLEIMAGVKRAASNAPPVEDVAKPAIAVLPFQDMSADKDQEYFADGIAEDIITGLARNQAFFVIARNSSFTYRGGAVDIKQVAGELGVRYVLEGSVRRSGSRVRITAQLIDAATGNHIWAEQFDRQMDDVFAVQDDITASIVGVVTPELIGAEMKRARRKDPANLNAWDYMMRANWHAWRWTKEDSAAAKDFVLKAIAIDPNQARARVVYAMCKIVDVLYAWSPNPQAAMAEAQDMARLAVELDDRDAEAHTILGSVALFMRRFDDARRCLETAIDLNPNLAFARMWGGGYYALAGEIESARETLKMAIRLSPRDPANYWTFAFFGMAEFADGHYDAAAEWARKALHMNYNFPTGHRVLLAALGEMGDANATRAALDGLLSVAPETSITTTRVGVPWKTPEHLERYLNALRKAGLPE from the coding sequence ATGTTGGCCACCGACCGCGTTGCACGCAAACTCGTTGCTATTCTGGCAATCGATATGGTCAGCTATTCCAGTCATATGGAGACGGATGAGGCGGCCACAATTGCCCGGCTACGCCTGCATCGCCAGCAATTGATTGATCCTGTTTTGCGCGAACACAATGGCCGTATCGTCAAGACGACGGGGGACGGACTGCTGGTTGAATTTGGCAGTGTCGTTGATGCAGTCGAGAGTGCTGTTCTCATTCAGCGCGGGGTGGCGGAGGCTGAAGTGAGTGTTCCAAAAGATCAGCGCATTCAATACCGGGCGGGCATCAACATAGGCGATATTGTCATTGATGGTGACGATATCTTTGGCGACGGCGTCAACATTGCCGCTCGAATGGAAGCCTTGGCCGAACCGGGCGGAATATCGATCACTGCCAATGTGTTCGAGCAGGTTGCTGGCAAAGTGGCCTTTACCTTTGAAGACCTCGGCGAACGGCAGGTCAAGAACATCAAGAAGCGCATCCGCGTTTACCGGGTTGTGCTTGAGATCATGGCTGGTGTGAAGCGCGCCGCTTCCAACGCACCACCGGTGGAAGATGTCGCCAAACCAGCCATCGCGGTGCTGCCGTTTCAGGATATGAGCGCGGATAAGGATCAGGAATATTTCGCCGACGGAATTGCCGAAGACATTATCACCGGTCTGGCACGCAATCAGGCCTTCTTCGTCATCGCCCGCAATTCTTCGTTCACATACAGGGGCGGGGCCGTCGACATAAAGCAGGTCGCCGGGGAACTCGGTGTGCGCTACGTGCTGGAGGGTAGTGTCCGGCGTAGTGGCTCTCGTGTACGCATCACCGCGCAGCTGATCGATGCGGCAACCGGCAATCATATCTGGGCCGAGCAATTTGACCGGCAGATGGACGATGTCTTTGCGGTTCAGGACGATATCACTGCAAGCATTGTGGGTGTTGTTACACCGGAACTCATCGGCGCGGAGATGAAGCGTGCGCGGCGTAAAGACCCGGCAAACCTGAATGCCTGGGATTATATGATGCGAGCCAACTGGCACGCCTGGCGCTGGACAAAGGAAGACAGCGCCGCTGCCAAGGACTTTGTGCTGAAAGCAATCGCCATTGATCCGAACCAGGCAAGGGCACGGGTCGTCTACGCCATGTGCAAGATTGTCGATGTGCTTTATGCTTGGAGCCCCAACCCGCAGGCAGCCATGGCCGAAGCGCAGGACATGGCAAGGCTGGCCGTCGAACTGGATGACCGGGATGCCGAAGCCCACACCATACTTGGTTCAGTAGCGCTCTTCATGCGCCGTTTCGACGATGCACGCCGCTGTCTGGAAACAGCCATAGATCTCAATCCCAATCTGGCATTCGCGCGGATGTGGGGCGGCGGCTATTATGCGCTTGCCGGAGAAATTGAGAGCGCGCGGGAAACCCTGAAAATGGCCATTAGGCTGAGCCCGCGGGACCCGGCCAACTACTGGACCTTTGCGTTTTTCGGCATGGCAGAATTCGCCGACGGACATTATGATGCCGCGGCGGAGTGGGCGCGCAAAGCCCTTCACATGAATTATAACTTCCCGACCGGTCACCGGGTTCTTCTGGCGGCACTGGGAGAGATGGGGGATGCCAATGCAACGCGTGCTGCTTTGGATGGCCTGTTAAGCGTTGCTCCTGAAACCAGCATTACGACAACGCGCGTCGGCGTTCCCTGGAAAACGCCCGAACATCTCGAACGCTATCTCAATGCCTTGCGCAAAGCCGGATTGCCCGAATAA
- a CDS encoding ABZJ_00895 family protein — MSSSPVQTSLAPIFVRFIIAFVLCVIFVQVVTTVLKFDIPSSMGIITLVVALAPAFDLFTRTTGRVMTSGEKLRFSLGAAIITIVINVATLLLMSYIATGSLNLDTVTSGVGLGRIDASFVAIILAGSLVLAFIITYFTAGFMGRGALKRLAKAK; from the coding sequence ATGAGTTCTTCTCCCGTTCAGACCAGTCTTGCCCCGATCTTTGTTCGGTTCATAATCGCATTTGTATTATGCGTCATCTTCGTTCAGGTGGTCACTACGGTGCTGAAGTTCGACATACCCAGCTCTATGGGAATCATCACTCTCGTGGTTGCGCTTGCCCCGGCTTTTGATCTGTTCACAAGAACAACAGGCCGTGTGATGACATCAGGCGAAAAATTACGGTTTTCACTCGGCGCGGCAATCATCACTATTGTCATAAACGTCGCAACATTGCTGCTTATGAGTTACATCGCGACCGGTTCCCTCAATCTTGACACTGTGACCAGTGGGGTTGGGCTGGGGAGGATCGATGCTTCTTTTGTGGCGATTATTCTGGCTGGTAGTCTCGTGCTTGCATTTATCATTACATATTTCACTGCGGGCTTTATGGGGCGCGGTGCGCTGAAGCGTCTTGCCAAGGCAAAGTGA
- a CDS encoding NAD(P)-dependent oxidoreductase — MQILSRPQNSPSPGSIGELAVLPVFFNLQGKRCVVVGGTAAAAWKAELLAAAGANVHVYTGAMSEEMSALVAAGTCIHHPRTWLKTDLRGAAIAVADAATEQEAHQFRDAAVKSGVPCNVIDQPAFCHFQFGSIVNRSPVVIGISTDGAAPILGQAIRRRIETILPLSLAAWAQLAKQLRSHIADVLQPGRQRRQFWEHFVNRTFEADAAPDESIGLVARAGEIANDSSGKTGTLTVIPVESDDPELLTLRAMRQLQMADVIFHDKNVSPAVLQLARREARRIALDHETFHDNNRAKQLCSAGKHVVVLNGLYAAS; from the coding sequence ATGCAAATCTTGTCCAGGCCGCAGAATAGTCCGAGCCCCGGAAGCATCGGGGAACTGGCAGTCCTGCCAGTGTTTTTCAACCTTCAGGGCAAGCGCTGTGTTGTCGTCGGTGGTACGGCGGCGGCTGCCTGGAAAGCCGAATTACTGGCCGCTGCAGGTGCCAATGTGCATGTTTACACCGGTGCAATGAGCGAAGAAATGTCGGCGCTGGTGGCGGCTGGGACCTGCATTCATCACCCGCGCACCTGGTTGAAGACCGATTTGCGCGGCGCGGCAATAGCTGTTGCCGATGCTGCAACCGAGCAGGAAGCCCATCAATTCCGTGATGCGGCGGTGAAATCAGGCGTGCCGTGTAACGTCATCGACCAGCCCGCATTCTGCCATTTTCAGTTTGGCTCCATCGTCAATCGTTCGCCTGTTGTGATTGGCATATCAACCGATGGCGCAGCACCGATTTTGGGGCAGGCGATACGAAGGCGGATTGAAACGATCCTGCCCCTGTCACTCGCGGCGTGGGCGCAACTGGCAAAGCAGTTGCGCAGTCATATCGCCGATGTGCTCCAACCGGGTCGCCAGAGAAGGCAGTTCTGGGAGCATTTCGTCAATCGGACGTTTGAGGCTGATGCGGCGCCTGATGAAAGCATTGGACTGGTGGCAAGGGCAGGGGAGATCGCCAACGACAGCAGCGGGAAAACCGGAACGTTAACTGTCATTCCTGTCGAAAGCGATGACCCGGAGCTTTTAACGCTCCGAGCCATGCGTCAGCTGCAAATGGCTGATGTCATCTTTCACGACAAAAATGTGTCGCCAGCTGTCTTGCAACTCGCACGGCGTGAGGCCAGACGGATCGCCTTGGACCATGAAACGTTTCATGACAACAATAGAGCCAAACAGCTCTGTTCGGCGGGCAAACACGTCGTGGTTCTCAACGGGCTTTATGCCGCGTCCTGA
- the gcvA gene encoding transcriptional regulator GcvA — protein sequence MRSSSTLPPLQALRAFEAVARLMSFRRAGEELLITQSAVSHHIRQLEEFLGLPLFIRKARSIALTPEGTDYLARTTDAFRLIATATSDLRSKSKRNVIRISLLPSFAANWLVSRLHKFQSRHPNIDLELDPTLRTADVAGGEVDIAIRYGDGNWTGVNSRLLMAEQLSPVVSPALLQTGPVIAALQDLLRHTLLFAKKPVDWQVWADAVGLDLSHARTIQLTDYNITLQAALDGQGIAIGRMLLIHDHLRTGRLVQPFPQTITSIRTAHWLVTPKDGKIGPATQAFIDWLIEETNAASVERNGEVRNAI from the coding sequence ATGCGTTCTTCCTCAACCTTGCCGCCGTTGCAGGCACTCCGGGCCTTTGAAGCTGTCGCCCGGCTGATGAGTTTTCGAAGAGCGGGTGAGGAATTGCTCATCACACAAAGCGCCGTCAGCCATCACATCCGCCAGCTGGAAGAATTTCTCGGCCTGCCACTGTTTATCCGCAAGGCGCGCAGCATCGCCCTGACCCCGGAAGGCACTGATTATCTTGCCCGCACGACCGACGCCTTTCGTCTTATCGCGACGGCCACATCTGATCTGCGCAGCAAGAGCAAGCGCAATGTGATCCGGATCAGCCTGCTGCCTTCGTTCGCGGCAAACTGGCTGGTGTCGCGCCTGCATAAATTTCAGTCCCGACACCCCAATATCGACCTTGAACTCGACCCGACCCTGCGCACCGCTGATGTCGCGGGCGGCGAGGTTGACATTGCTATTCGTTATGGCGACGGCAACTGGACCGGGGTAAATTCCCGTTTGCTGATGGCTGAACAGCTCAGCCCGGTTGTCAGTCCCGCATTGCTTCAAACGGGTCCCGTAATTGCAGCGCTGCAGGACTTGTTGCGGCACACGTTGCTATTCGCAAAAAAGCCCGTTGACTGGCAGGTGTGGGCTGATGCGGTGGGCCTGGATTTGTCTCACGCACGCACCATCCAATTGACCGATTACAACATCACCCTGCAGGCGGCACTTGATGGTCAGGGCATTGCCATTGGCCGCATGCTGCTTATCCATGATCACTTGCGGACCGGGCGTCTGGTGCAACCATTTCCCCAGACAATCACTTCTATTAGAACCGCCCATTGGCTGGTAACACCCAAGGACGGCAAAATCGGACCAGCAACACAAGCGTTCATTGATTGGCTGATCGAGGAAACCAACGCAGCTTCGGTAGAGAGAAATGGAGAGGTCAGAAATGCCATATGA
- a CDS encoding SDR family oxidoreductase: MDLGIRGRRAIICASSKGLGRGVAEKLAEAGVDLTLNARTEAVLRQTAKEIAETYGVKVQIVAADVTTEEGRKELLTAEPQPDILVNNAGGPPAGLWSDWHEEEWLKAVNANMLTPIYLMNAILPGMIERKWGRVVNITSGSVKAPIAQLGLSNAARSGLTGFVAGTARQVARHGVIINNLLPGSHETDRIKGFLEKTSETRGISIEQARAEAHAANPTGRFGTKEEFGAAAAFLCSQYSGFIVGQNLLLDGGAFNSTLG, encoded by the coding sequence ATGGATTTGGGAATCAGAGGCAGGCGGGCAATTATCTGTGCGAGTTCAAAGGGCCTCGGGCGCGGCGTTGCGGAAAAACTGGCAGAAGCAGGCGTTGATCTGACGCTCAATGCACGCACGGAAGCGGTGCTGCGCCAGACGGCGAAAGAGATTGCCGAGACCTATGGCGTCAAGGTTCAGATCGTTGCTGCTGATGTGACAACGGAAGAGGGCCGCAAGGAACTTCTGACTGCTGAACCGCAGCCCGATATTCTGGTCAACAATGCGGGTGGTCCGCCAGCTGGCCTCTGGTCTGACTGGCATGAGGAAGAATGGCTGAAGGCAGTCAATGCCAATATGCTGACGCCAATCTATCTGATGAACGCCATCCTTCCCGGCATGATCGAGCGCAAATGGGGCCGCGTGGTCAATATCACCTCCGGTTCAGTGAAAGCGCCTATTGCGCAGCTCGGCCTGTCCAATGCGGCACGCAGCGGTCTGACCGGTTTTGTGGCCGGAACCGCCCGGCAGGTCGCCCGTCATGGCGTGATCATCAACAATCTGTTGCCCGGTTCGCACGAGACCGACCGGATCAAGGGGTTTTTGGAAAAGACATCGGAAACCAGGGGCATTTCCATTGAACAGGCCCGCGCCGAAGCGCATGCCGCCAATCCCACGGGCCGCTTCGGCACGAAGGAAGAGTTTGGCGCGGCTGCAGCTTTCCTGTGCAGTCAATATTCCGGCTTCATCGTTGGCCAGAACCTGCTGCTTGACGGCGGTGCTTTCAATTCAACTCTGGGCTAA
- a CDS encoding aminotransferase class V-fold PLP-dependent enzyme: MAEALDIEQLRSETPGCAISTHFNHSGSSLPSNSTLAAVTEHLQRESLYGPMEAAANAAGLIDEARADAAGLLGATPQEIAFSSSGSAAWGVTFAALPPLKAGDRILVGRQEWGGNLSTMQAAANRAGARIEIIPTNEDGSVDAAALATMIDDRVRLVALTWLPANGGLINDAAAIGRVTRSAGIPYFIDAAQTLGQLPVDVAAIGCDMLKGSGRKYLRGPRGAAILYVRKDFQDRLEPAYLDVLSSSWSEDGPNVRMDAQRFETSEKPIALLLGLGAALKQARSLGVSAIRERIVSLSGQLRNQLSAIPGVTVQDLGAEKSGLVSFTLEGMAPQLIRSKLAEKRITIAANGIPYTPLDMTARGLNEIARASVSYLNTGQEIDRLCDNVAVLARQAA; encoded by the coding sequence ATGGCGGAAGCACTCGACATTGAACAGCTGCGCTCGGAAACACCGGGTTGTGCCATCAGCACACATTTCAACCATTCCGGCTCGTCGCTGCCATCGAACAGTACGCTTGCGGCGGTAACAGAGCACTTGCAGCGTGAATCGCTGTACGGGCCGATGGAGGCTGCTGCCAACGCCGCAGGTCTGATTGACGAAGCGAGGGCGGATGCGGCTGGCCTCCTTGGCGCAACGCCCCAGGAAATCGCCTTCTCCAGCAGCGGTTCGGCGGCATGGGGTGTGACCTTCGCCGCGTTGCCGCCACTAAAAGCAGGAGATCGCATTCTCGTCGGACGTCAGGAATGGGGCGGCAATCTTTCGACCATGCAGGCGGCAGCCAACAGAGCTGGTGCGCGGATAGAGATCATCCCGACCAATGAAGATGGCAGTGTTGATGCAGCGGCGCTTGCAACAATGATCGATGATCGCGTGCGGCTTGTCGCCTTGACGTGGCTTCCGGCCAATGGCGGGCTCATTAACGATGCAGCGGCTATCGGACGGGTAACTCGGTCCGCCGGCATCCCTTATTTCATCGATGCTGCACAGACGCTCGGCCAGCTTCCGGTGGATGTGGCCGCCATTGGCTGCGATATGCTCAAGGGCTCCGGCCGTAAATATCTGCGTGGACCGCGCGGTGCTGCCATTCTCTATGTGAGGAAGGATTTTCAGGATAGGCTGGAACCCGCCTATCTTGATGTGCTCTCCTCATCATGGAGTGAAGACGGGCCGAATGTGCGGATGGATGCCCAGCGTTTCGAGACCAGCGAAAAGCCGATTGCCCTGCTTCTCGGGTTAGGCGCGGCATTGAAACAGGCACGGAGCCTCGGCGTATCCGCGATCCGCGAGCGGATTGTCAGCCTTTCCGGGCAATTGCGCAATCAGCTCAGCGCCATTCCCGGCGTGACGGTTCAGGACCTTGGTGCGGAAAAATCCGGTCTTGTATCCTTCACTTTGGAAGGCATGGCACCACAGCTTATTCGCAGCAAGCTTGCGGAAAAGCGGATTACAATTGCGGCAAATGGGATACCTTACACACCGCTTGATATGACCGCGCGTGGACTAAACGAAATTGCGCGTGCGTCGGTCAGCTATCTGAATACAGGACAGGAAATAGACCGTCTTTGCGACAATGTTGCCGTGCTTGCGCGGCAGGCCGCTTGA
- a CDS encoding RidA family protein — protein sequence MSVTIAEKLASLGHKLPVASAPVANYVSVVRAGNLLSISGQISRINDDNAVLGVVGAAVSPEEGRKAAEIAAINVLSQIAAATDGTIAAIRRIVRLGVFMAATPDFTEHPQVANGASDLMVAVFGDVGRHSRAAVGVSSLPRGVAVEVDALVELED from the coding sequence ATGTCAGTCACAATAGCAGAGAAACTTGCAAGCCTTGGCCACAAATTGCCGGTCGCATCCGCACCAGTTGCAAATTATGTATCGGTCGTCCGCGCGGGCAATCTGCTCAGCATCTCGGGCCAGATCAGCCGGATTAATGATGACAACGCCGTGCTTGGTGTTGTCGGTGCGGCAGTTTCCCCGGAAGAAGGGCGCAAAGCAGCGGAAATCGCAGCGATCAACGTGCTGTCCCAGATCGCTGCTGCGACTGACGGTACGATTGCAGCCATACGCCGTATCGTCAGGCTCGGCGTTTTTATGGCCGCAACCCCCGATTTTACAGAGCATCCGCAAGTGGCCAATGGCGCATCGGATTTGATGGTCGCCGTATTTGGCGATGTTGGCCGCCACAGCCGGGCGGCTGTCGGCGTCAGTTCCTTGCCACGCGGTGTTGCCGTTGAGGTTGATGCACTTGTCGAGCTGGAGGATTGA
- a CDS encoding glutathione S-transferase — protein sequence MPYELYYWDGIQGRGEYVRLALEEAGADYIDITRESGSGRGTAAMMTMLKSFGGLHTPFAPPFLKDGDLVISHVANILFYLGPKLGLVPEDDGLRYVANGLQLTITDFVCEVHDTHHPIATELYYEDQKEAAKARATSFIDHRIPKYLGYFERVLSSGDQKHSVGDKLSYVDLSLFQVIEGLRYAFPRATRTLDRDYPLLVALHDQVQKRPNIARYLASPRRIPFNEDGIFRHYPELDQDAA from the coding sequence ATGCCATATGAACTCTATTATTGGGACGGAATACAGGGACGCGGCGAGTATGTCAGGCTGGCGCTGGAAGAAGCCGGTGCTGACTATATCGACATCACCCGCGAGTCCGGTAGCGGACGCGGCACAGCAGCGATGATGACAATGCTCAAAAGCTTTGGTGGTTTGCACACACCATTCGCGCCGCCCTTTCTCAAGGACGGCGATCTGGTTATCTCGCATGTGGCCAATATTCTTTTTTATCTCGGGCCAAAACTCGGACTGGTGCCAGAAGATGACGGGCTGCGCTATGTCGCCAATGGCCTGCAACTGACGATCACGGATTTTGTCTGCGAAGTGCATGATACGCACCATCCCATCGCAACCGAGCTTTACTACGAAGATCAGAAGGAAGCAGCAAAGGCACGCGCCACCAGTTTCATTGACCATCGCATCCCGAAATATCTCGGCTATTTTGAACGTGTCCTGTCCAGCGGAGATCAAAAGCACAGCGTTGGTGACAAGCTGAGCTATGTCGATCTTTCGTTGTTTCAGGTGATCGAGGGACTGCGATATGCTTTTCCGCGCGCAACCCGAACGCTTGATCGCGATTACCCCTTACTCGTGGCCTTGCATGATCAAGTGCAGAAGCGACCCAATATTGCCCGTTATCTCGCCTCGCCACGGCGTATTCCATTCAACGAAGACGGCATTTTCCGCCATTATCCTGAGCTTGATCAGGACGCGGCATAA